From one Thermomicrobiales bacterium genomic stretch:
- the priA gene encoding primosomal protein N', with protein sequence MNTCSIPLPGRYVEVAPNARLADRRATLTYRVPEALEASTEVGQLIWAPLKKRIVLGIVVERHDREPATEHIRDIHAPVEPTFCLTPLQWRLAVWIAEQTVCTLYEAASVMLPPGVGSRAVEYLSLKRQPQTDEIDTLTPSQKRLVAFLNAEGETTLERAQRAQQSSLRTIVPALEERGIVQRIARVRNRPEPRMTRAEQVRLVPDSMPPPERAHRQVEALAWLTPRLRARPDLAMPIESIVASSDITRATLRALAARGCIIIEPLTEAATDHSGGSGAPPLTNEQSVAWEQIRPRLNREAAALAILLHGVTGSGKTELYLRAAGTCLASGRSAIVLAPEIGLSSQIAQRFQARFGNRAIILHSALGDSTRAANWQRAGGVDPVVVIGPRSALFAPLHDIGVIILDEEHDSSYKQDSIPRYHTRAVAEELASYHNALLILGSATPDVETFYRSTTAGWQRIELRERVGQRVAAGGGQLIARPIPLPDTVVVDMRAELRSGNESIFSRRLMEVVSQRIMAGEQIMLFLNRRGMSTIVQCRSCGEVTQCPYCDIPLVYHRTSGRVICHRCGHRRLAPARCEVCGSDAIGYFGAGTQRIESEVQRLVPHARVVRWDQDALRGGVTHESLLRRVLNHEVDIIVGTQMIAKGLDLPDVTAVGVINADTYLYLPDIRAAERTFQMVTQVAGRAGRRVSGSEVVLQTFSPEHYAISNAARHDYASFYREEIAFRARHGYPPFKRLARLVIRHTDEDRARGEAEALAGVLEAEILSRPEIQGIDIIGPAPTFSARVRGQYGWQIIIRGGELLELLADLNLHPGWTIDIDPVNLL encoded by the coding sequence ATGAACACATGTTCTATACCCTTGCCTGGCCGTTATGTCGAGGTCGCACCGAATGCGCGCCTCGCAGATCGTCGCGCAACACTCACCTATCGCGTGCCGGAGGCGCTCGAAGCCTCGACTGAGGTCGGCCAGCTGATCTGGGCTCCACTGAAGAAGAGGATTGTGCTCGGGATCGTCGTCGAGCGCCACGACCGCGAGCCGGCCACTGAACATATCCGCGACATCCATGCGCCTGTTGAACCGACGTTCTGCCTCACCCCACTGCAATGGAGGCTGGCCGTCTGGATCGCAGAGCAGACAGTCTGCACGCTCTACGAGGCCGCATCGGTGATGCTGCCCCCCGGCGTTGGCTCGCGAGCGGTCGAGTACCTGTCGCTGAAACGACAGCCCCAGACCGACGAGATCGACACGTTGACGCCGTCGCAGAAGCGCCTCGTCGCGTTCCTCAATGCCGAAGGGGAGACGACACTGGAGCGGGCTCAGCGCGCTCAGCAATCGTCGCTACGGACGATTGTGCCGGCGCTCGAGGAGCGGGGCATCGTCCAGAGAATCGCGCGGGTCCGCAACCGGCCAGAGCCAAGGATGACACGCGCCGAGCAGGTTCGCCTTGTCCCAGACTCCATGCCCCCGCCGGAGCGGGCACATCGCCAGGTCGAGGCGTTGGCGTGGCTCACGCCTCGCTTACGAGCACGACCCGACCTCGCGATGCCGATTGAATCGATCGTAGCCTCATCGGACATCACTCGCGCGACGCTGCGCGCGCTGGCGGCGCGCGGCTGCATCATCATCGAACCGCTCACCGAAGCCGCTACGGACCATTCGGGAGGCAGCGGGGCGCCGCCCCTGACGAATGAGCAGTCGGTCGCCTGGGAGCAAATTCGCCCGCGCCTCAATCGGGAGGCTGCCGCGCTGGCCATACTCCTACACGGCGTCACCGGCAGCGGCAAGACCGAGCTCTACCTCCGTGCCGCGGGGACGTGCCTCGCCAGCGGTCGCTCAGCGATCGTGCTGGCGCCCGAGATCGGACTCAGCAGCCAGATTGCTCAGCGATTTCAGGCGCGCTTCGGAAACCGCGCGATCATCCTTCATTCGGCGCTCGGTGACAGCACGCGGGCGGCAAACTGGCAGCGAGCCGGCGGTGTTGACCCCGTCGTCGTCATCGGCCCACGTTCGGCGTTGTTCGCCCCGCTACACGATATCGGCGTCATCATCCTCGATGAAGAGCACGATAGCTCGTACAAGCAAGACAGCATCCCTCGCTACCACACCCGTGCGGTAGCCGAAGAGCTCGCGAGCTACCACAACGCCTTGCTCATCCTCGGCAGCGCGACACCAGACGTCGAGACGTTCTATCGCTCAACCACGGCCGGCTGGCAACGTATCGAGCTTCGCGAGCGTGTCGGCCAACGTGTGGCGGCTGGCGGCGGGCAGTTGATCGCCCGCCCGATCCCACTTCCAGACACCGTGGTCGTCGACATGCGGGCAGAGTTACGCAGCGGCAACGAGTCGATCTTCAGTCGGCGGCTGATGGAGGTCGTCAGTCAACGGATCATGGCCGGCGAACAGATCATGCTGTTCCTGAATCGGCGGGGCATGTCGACGATCGTGCAATGCCGATCGTGCGGCGAAGTGACCCAATGCCCCTACTGCGATATCCCGTTGGTTTACCATCGCACTAGCGGACGAGTTATTTGCCATCGTTGCGGACATCGTCGTCTCGCGCCGGCGCGCTGCGAAGTGTGCGGCAGCGACGCCATCGGCTACTTCGGCGCCGGAACACAGCGGATCGAGAGTGAGGTTCAACGGCTGGTCCCCCACGCTCGGGTTGTGCGCTGGGATCAAGACGCACTTCGGGGCGGCGTAACCCATGAGTCGCTGCTTCGCCGCGTCCTGAATCACGAGGTCGACATCATCGTTGGCACCCAGATGATCGCCAAGGGGCTGGATCTTCCAGACGTGACGGCGGTCGGCGTCATCAATGCCGACACATACCTCTATTTGCCCGACATCCGCGCCGCCGAGCGCACATTTCAGATGGTGACCCAGGTGGCTGGTCGAGCAGGTCGGCGCGTCTCGGGAAGCGAGGTCGTGCTCCAGACTTTTTCACCGGAGCACTACGCCATCAGCAATGCCGCCCGCCACGACTACGCCTCCTTCTACCGCGAAGAGATCGCCTTTCGTGCTCGCCATGGTTATCCCCCATTCAAGCGTCTGGCGCGACTGGTGATTCGTCACACCGACGAGGATCGCGCGCGAGGAGAGGCCGAGGCGCTTGCCGGAGTGCTGGAAGCCGAGATACTGAGTCGACCCGAGATCCAGGGAATCGATATTATCGGGCCGGCGCCGACCTTCTCCGCGCGCGTGCGAGGCCAATACGGATGGCAGATCATCATCCGCGGTGGTGAGCTCCTGGAGTTGCTGGCCGACCTGAACCTGCACCCGGGCTGGACGATCGACATCGACCCGGTCAATCTCCTGTGA
- the def gene encoding peptide deformylase, whose amino-acid sequence MTTLKLVTEPDPRFGAISDRLRGPFDKVTKFDESLRDIEHDLYETLDVANGVGLAAPQVGIRQRICIVRVPACYEYEDSPETRLTLINPEIVRAGGQEIDVEGCLSFPDLIGDVPRYLAITVRAHDINGKVVKIKARDYVARVMQHEIDHLNGVLFFDRMTDWSTLHYPQSDKAEPVTARPPAD is encoded by the coding sequence ATGACGACCCTCAAGCTTGTAACTGAACCAGATCCACGATTCGGCGCAATCAGCGATCGGTTGCGCGGGCCATTCGACAAGGTCACGAAATTCGACGAGTCGCTTCGTGACATCGAACACGATCTCTATGAAACGCTGGACGTGGCGAATGGCGTTGGACTGGCCGCGCCACAGGTCGGCATCCGACAGCGGATCTGTATTGTCCGAGTTCCCGCCTGCTACGAGTACGAGGATTCGCCTGAGACGCGCCTCACGCTGATCAATCCCGAAATCGTGCGGGCTGGCGGTCAGGAGATCGACGTCGAAGGATGTCTGAGCTTCCCGGATCTGATCGGCGATGTCCCTCGCTACCTGGCGATCACCGTGCGGGCGCACGACATCAACGGCAAGGTCGTCAAGATCAAGGCTCGTGACTATGTGGCTCGGGTCATGCAGCACGAGATCGACCATCTCAACGGCGTGCTCTTTTTTGATCGCATGACGGATTGGTCGACGCTACACTACCCGCAGTCTGACAAAGCAGAACCCGTCACAGCGAGACCTCCCGCTGATTGA
- a CDS encoding guanylate kinase: MIDRRLTEQFGSTGSMGYRGNDLIAEIRASAQPRLYVISGPSGVGKDTIIDQLRLRLPDFYFAVTATTRPRRPGEIDGVHYFFITPAEFRRHLDDGEFMEHAEVYGNLYGVPKSGVRAALRTGRNAIIKVDVQGAATIRALTGDAIMIFLMPTDMEALTRRLWTRKTDARNAVLQRIDTATNELSCVDQFDYRVFNEEDQVDRAIDDIMAIFAAEQLKVNQREVSL, translated from the coding sequence ATGATTGATCGACGTCTGACGGAGCAATTCGGGTCGACCGGGTCGATGGGCTACCGTGGTAATGATCTGATCGCCGAGATCCGTGCCTCGGCGCAACCACGCCTGTACGTCATATCAGGGCCGTCCGGCGTCGGCAAGGATACGATCATCGATCAACTTCGTCTGCGCCTGCCCGATTTCTATTTCGCGGTCACCGCGACGACGCGCCCGCGGCGGCCGGGTGAGATCGATGGTGTGCACTATTTCTTCATAACTCCCGCCGAGTTCAGGCGACACCTCGATGATGGGGAGTTCATGGAGCACGCCGAGGTGTACGGCAACTTGTATGGCGTGCCGAAGAGTGGAGTCCGTGCCGCACTGCGCACTGGGCGGAATGCGATCATCAAGGTGGATGTCCAGGGCGCCGCAACGATCCGGGCGCTCACGGGTGACGCAATCATGATCTTCTTGATGCCCACCGATATGGAGGCGCTGACCCGGCGGCTGTGGACGCGCAAGACCGATGCTCGAAATGCTGTGTTGCAGCGAATCGACACGGCAACGAACGAGCTATCGTGCGTCGATCAATTCGACTACCGCGTTTTCAACGAAGAAGATCAGGTTGACAGGGCGATAGATGACATTATGGCGATCTTCGCTGCTGAGCAACTCAAGGTCAATCAGCGGGAGGTCTCGCTGTGA
- a CDS encoding NFACT RNA binding domain-containing protein codes for MYDVLTIAAIVDECDKLLIGARIQQVLHVDARTIAFEVYAGHRRRWLVMSIHPDDAGFWLSTKRIDADPERVSPLLLLLRKYARGGRIVAISQPPFERIIRLSIAKPTRATNRDDDIEDDNDDIDLTTTELYVELMGRRSNIILVDDEGRILDSIKRVSPEMSRVRTVRPRQMYIAPPPQNRIDPAQANAASLTGSEQPQTIERQLIATFHGMSPALAREAAYRAGLDATASMTTLDDSERQRLATAVRGLFEPLETGAFSAWTYQQTNGRSDFSSVELASLAASPDVEATPAASVLEAAEQIARSERPEAAPQRHAARRERLLEEIDQARARIDNRLRSLAEQAARAEEAELWRAMGEAIYIHVAEIVPRQEVLRTEDGLEIPLDPSLTASQNAQELFERYRKAQAAEHNVPQLMEAARQELAYVDQVRAMATLAEGFDDIEAVRLEWIEQGVVAARAPSRANRPRPSREARRPRTFRTRDGDTILVGRTGPQNDQVTFTIAAQGDLWLHVRNMPGAHVILRSHGPHHNRAIETAAALAAWYSDGRGSTAVEVDATEQRNVRKVKGAGPGMVTYRNERTINVRPASERELGLEPLT; via the coding sequence GTGTACGATGTGCTGACGATCGCTGCGATCGTCGATGAATGTGACAAACTCCTCATCGGCGCGAGAATCCAGCAAGTGCTCCATGTCGACGCCCGGACCATCGCGTTCGAAGTCTACGCCGGCCATCGCCGGCGCTGGCTCGTTATGAGTATCCACCCGGACGACGCGGGCTTCTGGCTCTCGACCAAGCGGATCGACGCGGATCCAGAGCGTGTCTCCCCTCTCCTGCTGTTGCTCCGAAAATACGCTCGCGGTGGCCGTATCGTCGCCATCTCGCAACCACCGTTCGAACGCATTATCCGACTCAGTATAGCCAAGCCCACCAGAGCGACCAACCGGGATGACGACATCGAGGATGACAACGATGATATCGATCTCACAACCACCGAGCTCTATGTTGAGCTGATGGGCCGGCGCTCCAACATCATCCTCGTCGACGACGAGGGGCGCATCCTCGATTCGATCAAGCGCGTCTCGCCAGAAATGAGCCGGGTTCGCACCGTCCGGCCACGTCAGATGTACATTGCGCCGCCGCCGCAGAACAGGATCGATCCGGCGCAGGCAAACGCGGCTTCGCTGACAGGTAGCGAACAACCCCAGACGATCGAACGACAACTGATCGCGACCTTCCACGGCATGAGTCCAGCGCTCGCGCGCGAAGCCGCGTATCGGGCCGGCCTCGACGCGACCGCCAGCATGACGACTCTCGACGATAGTGAACGTCAGCGCCTGGCAACCGCCGTCCGTGGGCTGTTCGAGCCGCTGGAGACGGGCGCATTCTCGGCATGGACGTATCAACAGACCAACGGACGCTCCGACTTCTCGTCGGTCGAGCTGGCTTCGCTGGCCGCCAGTCCCGACGTCGAGGCGACGCCGGCTGCCAGCGTGCTGGAGGCCGCCGAGCAGATCGCGCGATCCGAGCGGCCCGAGGCCGCGCCGCAACGCCACGCCGCCCGCCGCGAGCGGCTGCTGGAAGAGATCGACCAGGCACGCGCGCGCATCGACAACCGGCTTCGCTCACTCGCGGAGCAGGCAGCTCGCGCCGAGGAAGCGGAACTGTGGCGAGCGATGGGAGAAGCGATCTACATTCACGTTGCCGAAATCGTGCCCCGTCAGGAGGTTCTGCGAACGGAGGACGGGCTCGAAATCCCACTCGATCCATCGCTGACGGCCAGCCAGAATGCCCAGGAGCTCTTCGAGCGATATCGCAAGGCTCAGGCAGCCGAGCACAACGTCCCGCAACTCATGGAGGCAGCGCGTCAGGAGCTCGCCTACGTCGATCAAGTTCGCGCAATGGCGACGCTCGCGGAGGGATTTGATGATATCGAGGCAGTACGGCTCGAATGGATTGAGCAGGGAGTAGTCGCCGCCAGGGCGCCATCGCGGGCAAACCGTCCCCGTCCATCACGGGAGGCTCGCCGGCCGCGGACGTTCAGAACGCGCGACGGCGACACGATCCTCGTCGGCCGAACCGGGCCGCAGAACGATCAGGTGACATTCACCATCGCGGCGCAAGGCGACCTCTGGCTCCATGTGCGGAACATGCCGGGCGCCCACGTTATCCTCCGCAGCCACGGTCCCCACCACAACCGGGCGATTGAGACGGCAGCCGCGTTGGCAGCATGGTATAGCGATGGACGCGGATCGACTGCCGTTGAGGTGGACGCCACCGAACAGAGAAACGTCCGGAAGGTCAAGGGCGCCGGGCCAGGGATGGTCACGTATCGCAACGAGCGGACGATCAACGTCCGACCCGCCTCAGAGCGCGAACTGGGGTTAGAGCCGCTCACCTGA
- the tatC gene encoding twin-arginine translocase subunit TatC, giving the protein MASILDRVPLPTRGRRNRVQTPQSVPPPQTQEEFVEMTLQEHLEELRSRILKSAVAILLALVVGLWLAFPVMNTIREQANVSGLQAISPTEPFTVYMRVALYIAIAIAMPVLIYQLMGFISPGLTASERRYVIIAIPFVMVSFAAGVAFAFFLLVPRALSFLSQFGSGVFEWNPRASEVLSFYLTLMLGVGLIFELPVLMYATTLIGVTTPKLFGKFRKYAFLLAMIVSAIITPTPDPFNMMLVALPTYLLYEVGILLSRIARRGKMTQEA; this is encoded by the coding sequence ATGGCAAGCATCCTCGACCGTGTTCCGCTGCCGACGCGCGGCCGGCGCAACCGGGTTCAAACGCCGCAGTCTGTTCCTCCGCCCCAGACCCAGGAGGAGTTCGTCGAGATGACCCTCCAGGAGCACCTGGAGGAGCTTCGTTCCCGGATCCTCAAGTCCGCGGTGGCCATACTCCTGGCGCTCGTCGTCGGGCTCTGGCTCGCCTTCCCGGTCATGAACACAATTCGGGAGCAGGCGAACGTCAGTGGCTTGCAGGCGATCAGCCCGACCGAGCCATTCACCGTCTATATGCGCGTCGCGCTCTATATCGCGATTGCCATTGCGATGCCGGTGCTGATTTATCAACTCATGGGCTTTATCTCGCCGGGCCTGACCGCGAGCGAACGACGGTATGTGATCATCGCGATCCCGTTCGTCATGGTCTCGTTCGCGGCTGGTGTGGCGTTTGCCTTCTTCTTGCTCGTCCCTCGCGCGCTTTCGTTCCTGTCCCAGTTCGGCTCGGGTGTCTTCGAATGGAATCCGCGGGCGTCGGAGGTTCTGTCGTTCTATCTGACACTGATGCTCGGAGTCGGCCTGATCTTCGAGCTGCCAGTGCTCATGTATGCGACGACGCTGATCGGTGTCACAACGCCGAAGCTGTTCGGGAAATTTCGCAAGTACGCATTTCTTCTAGCGATGATCGTCTCTGCGATCATCACCCCGACACCAGACCCGTTCAACATGATGCTGGTGGCGCTGCCAACGTATCTGCTTTACGAGGTCGGTATCTTGCTATCCCGTATCGCGCGACGCGGGAAGATGACGCAAGAGGCCTGA
- the acpP gene encoding acyl carrier protein has product MSATFDKLQAIVAEQLGVDLEKVTPDAEFVQDLNADSLDLVELIMSLEEEFGVEISDEDAEKIVKVSDAMEFIQDHDGA; this is encoded by the coding sequence TTGTCAGCCACTTTTGACAAGCTTCAGGCGATCGTGGCCGAGCAGCTTGGTGTCGACCTGGAGAAGGTCACGCCGGATGCTGAGTTCGTGCAGGACCTGAACGCCGATTCGCTCGATCTGGTGGAGCTCATTATGTCGCTCGAGGAAGAGTTCGGCGTCGAGATTTCCGATGAGGATGCCGAGAAGATCGTCAAGGTGAGCGACGCGATGGAGTTCATCCAGGATCACGACGGCGCATAA
- the nusB gene encoding transcription antitermination factor NusB, with translation MSGRKSLGFENRQARTLALQILFEGDLTGHELPDVTRRYADDLSIPPMVRHYLERLVTGVSQHREEIDTEIGIAAPAFPVSQLPAVDRNILRVAIYELRYESDVPLKVAINEAVELAKAFGGDNSSRFVNGVLGTIARGGTSLGISEESPRADLPGT, from the coding sequence ATGTCAGGCCGGAAAAGCCTGGGGTTTGAGAACCGACAGGCGCGGACGCTCGCGCTTCAGATCCTCTTCGAAGGGGATCTGACCGGGCACGAGTTGCCCGACGTGACACGGCGATATGCGGACGACCTGAGCATCCCGCCGATGGTCAGGCACTACCTGGAGCGGCTCGTGACAGGTGTGTCTCAGCATCGGGAGGAGATTGACACCGAGATCGGGATAGCCGCGCCGGCCTTTCCCGTCTCTCAGCTGCCTGCCGTCGATCGCAACATCCTGCGCGTGGCGATCTACGAGTTGCGATATGAGTCGGATGTTCCGCTCAAGGTCGCGATTAACGAGGCAGTCGAGCTGGCGAAAGCGTTTGGCGGGGATAACTCCAGCCGATTTGTGAACGGCGTCCTTGGCACGATTGCGCGCGGCGGGACATCGCTTGGCATCTCTGAAGAGTCACCACGCGCGGACTTGCCGGGTACATAG
- the accC gene encoding acetyl-CoA carboxylase biotin carboxylase subunit, with amino-acid sequence MFEKILIANRGEIALRILRACHELGVPAIVAYSEADRDSLPVRLADEAVCIGPAPAAKSYNHIPSVISAALMTGCDAIHPGYGFLAENAYIADVCRDVNLTFIGPEPETISMMADKVQARQLAKKAGVPVLPGTPDPLPMTVDVRELSREIGFPLMLKAAAGGGGRGMRIARDERDLLRLLPLAQAEAQAAFANGAVYAERFLENPRHIEVQIIADNHGKVLSLGERDCSLQRRHQKLIEEAPAPNISRRLRSNLEKAAIKLARSIKYTGVGTFEFLVDSEERYYFIEANTRIQVEHPVTEMVTGIDIVSWQIRVAAGEPLSFSQNDIQMTGHSIECRINAENPLTGFTPSAGIVTGYHAPGGPGIRIDSHLYSGYRIPPNYDSMIGKLIAWGPTRDDAIARMRRALSETVISGVETTIPFHHFVLNHADFRAGKVHTGLIGELLNNVNSAGILESLPGLACPIV; translated from the coding sequence ATGTTTGAGAAGATTCTGATCGCTAATCGGGGCGAGATCGCGCTCCGCATATTGCGCGCCTGCCACGAGCTCGGTGTGCCGGCTATCGTTGCATACAGCGAAGCCGATCGCGATTCCCTGCCGGTCAGGCTTGCAGACGAGGCAGTTTGCATTGGCCCTGCGCCAGCGGCGAAATCGTACAACCATATCCCGTCGGTTATCAGCGCCGCGCTGATGACTGGCTGCGACGCCATCCATCCGGGCTACGGCTTCCTGGCCGAAAACGCATACATTGCCGATGTTTGCCGGGACGTGAATCTGACGTTCATCGGACCTGAGCCCGAGACGATCTCGATGATGGCCGACAAGGTGCAAGCGCGTCAGCTGGCAAAGAAGGCCGGTGTTCCGGTTCTGCCCGGGACCCCCGATCCGCTACCGATGACCGTCGATGTCCGTGAGCTTTCCCGGGAGATCGGATTCCCGCTGATGCTCAAGGCCGCCGCGGGAGGCGGCGGGCGCGGCATGCGAATCGCCCGTGATGAGCGTGATCTCTTGCGGCTGCTGCCGCTCGCGCAGGCTGAGGCCCAGGCGGCGTTCGCCAACGGCGCTGTCTACGCCGAACGTTTCCTCGAGAATCCCCGGCACATCGAAGTGCAGATCATTGCCGACAATCATGGCAAGGTGCTCTCGCTCGGTGAACGGGATTGCTCTCTTCAGCGCCGCCACCAGAAGCTCATCGAGGAGGCGCCCGCCCCGAATATCTCCCGACGGCTCCGTTCCAATCTGGAGAAGGCGGCGATCAAGCTGGCCCGCTCGATCAAGTACACCGGAGTGGGGACTTTCGAGTTCCTCGTCGATTCGGAGGAGCGGTATTACTTCATCGAAGCGAATACCCGTATCCAGGTGGAACACCCGGTGACTGAAATGGTGACTGGCATTGACATCGTCAGTTGGCAGATCCGTGTCGCAGCCGGCGAACCGCTATCCTTCAGCCAGAACGATATCCAGATGACCGGCCACTCGATCGAGTGTCGAATCAACGCGGAGAACCCACTGACGGGCTTCACCCCGTCGGCCGGCATTGTCACCGGCTATCACGCTCCGGGGGGGCCGGGTATCCGGATCGATTCACATTTGTATAGTGGCTACAGGATCCCGCCGAACTATGACTCCATGATCGGCAAGCTGATTGCCTGGGGCCCGACACGCGATGACGCGATCGCGCGAATGCGACGGGCGCTGTCCGAGACGGTGATCAGCGGCGTCGAGACGACGATCCCGTTTCACCATTTCGTCCTGAACCATGCCGATTTTCGAGCCGGCAAGGTGCACACAGGTCTGATCGGTGAACTACTGAACAACGTTAATTCGGCCGGGATACTCGAGAGCCTGCCAGGGCTGGCCTGCCCGATCGTTTGA
- the fabG gene encoding 3-oxoacyl-[acyl-carrier-protein] reductase → MQDTGQRIAIVTGAVRGIGRAIAHELARDGFAVVVNYRGDESVAAELCDELGALGAQTLAVRADITIASDVAGLIDQTLSTFGRLDALINNAGITRDTLLMRMSEDDWDAVLETNLKGAFLCSKAAIRPMMRQRSGSIVNLTSVVGIIGNAGQTNYSAAKAGLIGFTKSLAREVGSRGITVNAVAPGFIETRLTDVLSADVKSTMLERIPLGRFGAPEDVASAVGFLVSPAARYITGTTLSVDGGMAM, encoded by the coding sequence ATGCAGGACACCGGGCAGCGAATTGCGATTGTGACCGGCGCGGTCCGCGGCATCGGCCGGGCGATCGCCCACGAGCTCGCGCGGGATGGATTCGCGGTGGTTGTCAACTATCGCGGCGATGAGAGCGTGGCGGCTGAGCTCTGCGACGAGCTGGGCGCGTTGGGCGCACAGACACTCGCGGTGCGAGCTGACATCACCATCGCGTCCGATGTTGCCGGGCTCATTGACCAGACACTGAGCACGTTTGGCCGGCTCGATGCGCTGATTAACAACGCCGGCATCACCCGCGACACGCTTCTGATGCGGATGAGCGAGGATGATTGGGACGCCGTGCTCGAGACGAATCTCAAGGGCGCGTTTCTCTGCAGCAAGGCTGCCATCCGCCCGATGATGCGCCAACGCAGCGGGTCGATCGTGAATCTGACGTCGGTAGTTGGCATCATCGGGAACGCTGGGCAGACCAACTACTCGGCCGCGAAGGCAGGACTCATCGGCTTCACCAAGTCGCTTGCCCGCGAGGTCGGGTCTCGCGGCATCACCGTCAACGCCGTCGCTCCCGGATTCATTGAAACACGCTTGACCGATGTGCTCTCCGCCGACGTCAAGAGTACGATGCTGGAACGCATCCCGCTTGGGCGCTTCGGCGCGCCAGAGGACGTGGCCAGCGCAGTCGGCTTTCTCGTCTCGCCGGCCGCACGCTACATCACCGGGACAACCCTCTCCGTCGACGGCGGGATGGCGATGTAA
- the fabD gene encoding ACP S-malonyltransferase yields MAWVFPGQGSQAVGMGQAVAEADADARAAFAEADAALGFSISRICWDGPEAALTRTSNQQPAIVATSVATLRALHAENLLPEPDYVAGHSLGEYSALVAADALTLPDAIRLVRRRGELMEEHALGSMIAILGLDETALGLVANETGTQIANFNAPGQITLSGSEDAIAVAEIAAKARGARRIVRLPVNGAFHSSLMEPVAEALGHDIDRTAVTKPRVPLVSNVTAEPIVHPDDIRRELVDQICASVQWMRSVETMIELSVTHFYEIGAGSVLSGLIGRINKSVTTVASDRLLASTATRS; encoded by the coding sequence GTGGCCTGGGTTTTTCCAGGCCAGGGCTCGCAGGCAGTCGGAATGGGTCAGGCGGTCGCCGAGGCGGACGCAGATGCTCGCGCGGCGTTTGCCGAGGCAGACGCGGCGCTTGGATTTTCGATTTCGCGTATCTGCTGGGATGGCCCGGAGGCGGCGCTCACGCGCACCAGTAATCAGCAGCCGGCCATCGTCGCGACCAGTGTGGCAACACTTCGCGCGCTTCACGCCGAAAATCTGCTGCCCGAACCAGACTACGTCGCGGGCCACTCACTCGGCGAATACTCGGCACTCGTTGCCGCGGATGCGCTGACGCTGCCAGATGCAATCCGGCTGGTGCGCCGTCGAGGCGAGCTGATGGAGGAACATGCGCTCGGTAGCATGATCGCTATCCTCGGTCTTGATGAGACTGCGCTGGGGCTCGTCGCCAACGAGACCGGGACGCAGATCGCGAACTTCAACGCGCCGGGCCAGATTACGTTGTCCGGCTCGGAAGACGCGATCGCGGTCGCAGAAATCGCTGCCAAGGCCCGTGGCGCTCGCCGTATTGTGCGGTTGCCGGTCAACGGTGCGTTCCATTCGTCGCTGATGGAGCCAGTGGCCGAAGCGCTTGGGCATGATATCGACCGGACAGCGGTCACCAAGCCGCGCGTGCCACTCGTCTCCAACGTGACTGCCGAACCGATCGTCCATCCAGACGACATCCGGCGTGAGCTCGTCGACCAGATCTGCGCGTCGGTGCAGTGGATGCGCTCGGTTGAGACGATGATCGAGCTCAGCGTGACGCACTTCTACGAGATCGGCGCGGGTTCGGTGCTCAGTGGGCTAATCGGCCGGATCAACAAATCGGTGACGACGGTGGCGTCGGATCGTCTGCTGGCATCGACGGCTACCAGGAGCTGA